In Campylobacter concisus, a single window of DNA contains:
- the pglA gene encoding N,N'-diacetylbacillosaminyl-diphospho-undecaprenol alpha-1,3-N-acetylgalactosaminyltransferase, whose translation MARIGFLSHADMSIHFFRRPIMQALKDMGHEVFAIAPKGDFTGELAKSFHAVTYELDKASLNPLTVINNSKKLSQILGELDLDLLQTGAHKSNVFGTFAAKNAGIKHVINLVEGLGSFYIDDDLKTKAVRFVMESLYKFSFAKADACVFVNDSDADYMISRNLIDKSKVYRIKSVGVDTTKFDPAITQAADLGDKKVILMIARAMWHKGVREFYEAAEILNGYKNCEFVFVGEGFSGNKSTADESFLKGGKVRYLGARNDIPQLLKTSYLLALPSYKEGFPRTVLEAMSMAKAVVASDVTGCNEAVKDGYNGLLCKVKDVNDLAGKIKILLDDEALCARLGQNGRNWAVSEFDEKQIAKRYIEIYRKFTDV comes from the coding sequence ATGGCAAGGATAGGGTTTTTAAGCCACGCTGACATGAGCATACACTTTTTTAGACGACCTATTATGCAGGCTTTAAAAGATATGGGACACGAGGTCTTTGCTATCGCTCCAAAGGGCGACTTCACAGGCGAGCTTGCAAAGAGCTTTCACGCTGTTACCTACGAGCTTGATAAGGCGAGCCTAAATCCGCTAACTGTTATAAATAACTCTAAAAAATTATCTCAAATTTTGGGCGAGCTAGATTTAGACCTGCTTCAAACTGGCGCTCACAAGTCAAATGTCTTTGGCACGTTTGCCGCTAAAAACGCTGGCATAAAGCACGTGATAAATTTGGTTGAAGGCCTTGGTAGCTTTTATATTGATGATGATCTTAAGACAAAGGCTGTGCGTTTTGTCATGGAGAGCCTTTATAAATTTTCCTTTGCAAAGGCCGATGCTTGCGTGTTTGTAAACGACTCGGATGCTGATTATATGATCTCTCGTAATTTGATAGATAAAAGTAAAGTTTACCGCATAAAAAGTGTCGGCGTAGATACTACTAAATTTGATCCAGCTATCACGCAGGCAGCTGATCTTGGCGATAAAAAAGTCATTTTAATGATCGCAAGGGCGATGTGGCACAAGGGTGTTCGAGAATTTTACGAGGCAGCTGAAATTTTAAATGGCTACAAAAACTGCGAATTTGTCTTTGTGGGCGAGGGTTTTAGTGGCAATAAATCAACCGCAGATGAGAGCTTTTTAAAAGGTGGCAAGGTACGTTATCTTGGCGCTAGAAACGATATCCCGCAGCTTTTAAAGACTTCTTACTTACTAGCACTTCCTAGCTACAAAGAGGGTTTTCCAAGAACGGTTTTAGAGGCGATGAGTATGGCTAAAGCAGTCGTTGCAAGTGACGTGACAGGCTGCAATGAAGCAGTAAAGGATGGCTATAACGGACTTTTATGCAAGGTAAAAGACGTAAATGATCTTGCTGGAAAGATAAAAATTTTGCTTGATGACGAGGCGCTTTGTGCTAGACTTGGACAAAACGGCAGAAACTGGGCGGTTAGTGAGTTTGACGAGAAGCAAATCGCAAAAAGATATATAGAAATTTATAGGAAATTTACAGATGTATAG
- the pglE gene encoding UDP-N-acetylbacillosamine transaminase: protein MDRVFLSPPNMSGKEQEYIKKVFESNYIAPLGEYVNKFEESIKSYTGAKDALALSAGTAALHLALRVLGVKEGDFVLASSFTFMASVSPILYEKATPVFIDCDESWNLSPKLLKKAISNLPKKPKALVVTHLYGQASKMKEICEICQNEGIALVEDAAEALGGFYGGKALGTFGVMGAYSFNGNKIITTSGGGMLVGDKEFVEKARFYSTQAREPLLHYEHKDYGYNYRLSNVLGAIGVAQMEVLEKRVEQKRKVFEIYEKELDDILEFMPELPNSRGNRWLTTGVFAKKDTHLKVIKALADENIESRPLWKPMHLQPVFKGALSFIDGYSEDLFSRGICLPSGSDMSEQTQERVIKIVKENA from the coding sequence ATGGATAGAGTTTTTTTATCTCCACCAAATATGAGCGGAAAAGAGCAAGAATATATAAAAAAAGTTTTTGAAAGCAACTATATAGCGCCGCTTGGCGAGTATGTAAATAAATTTGAAGAAAGTATAAAAAGCTACACCGGAGCAAAAGATGCTCTTGCACTAAGCGCTGGAACGGCGGCGCTTCACCTAGCACTTCGTGTCCTTGGTGTAAAAGAGGGTGATTTTGTGCTGGCTTCTAGTTTTACTTTCATGGCTTCAGTCTCGCCTATACTTTATGAAAAAGCAACTCCAGTATTCATAGACTGCGATGAGAGTTGGAATTTAAGCCCAAAGCTACTAAAAAAAGCGATCTCAAATTTACCTAAAAAGCCAAAGGCATTAGTCGTTACTCATCTTTACGGGCAAGCTTCAAAGATGAAAGAAATTTGTGAAATTTGCCAAAACGAGGGCATCGCTTTAGTTGAAGATGCAGCTGAAGCACTTGGTGGATTTTACGGCGGCAAGGCACTTGGCACATTTGGCGTGATGGGCGCATATAGTTTTAATGGCAATAAAATAATCACCACTTCAGGTGGCGGTATGCTAGTTGGTGACAAGGAATTTGTAGAAAAAGCTAGATTTTACAGCACGCAAGCAAGAGAGCCATTGCTTCACTACGAGCACAAAGACTATGGCTATAACTACCGCTTAAGCAACGTCCTAGGCGCTATTGGCGTGGCACAGATGGAAGTTTTAGAAAAAAGAGTCGAGCAAAAGAGAAAAGTCTTTGAAATTTATGAAAAAGAGCTTGACGATATTTTAGAATTTATGCCAGAACTGCCAAATTCTCGTGGTAACAGATGGCTCACAACCGGCGTTTTTGCCAAAAAGGATACACATTTAAAAGTTATAAAAGCACTAGCTGATGAGAACATCGAGAGTCGCCCACTTTGGAAGCCTATGCATTTACAGCCTGTATTTAAAGGTGCGTTAAGCTTTATCGATGGATATAGCGAAGATCTATTTTCAAGAGGAATTTGCTTGCCAAGTGGCAGCGATATGAGTGAGCAGACACAAGAAAGAGTGATAAAAATAGTCAAGGAAAATGCTTAA
- a CDS encoding 50S ribosomal protein L11 methyltransferase — protein sequence MKDKFYELSIKTSNFYDEILELVFSFGVTCVEELDHEIIIREEYDLKDIAWGIEEYAKGLSSVRKISNDLKISLNLKENKDWLGEYKKAVKPILVDKIYVRPSWEEPLNGVTNIIIDPALAFGSGHHESTNSCLQLLQKYAKSGNTTLDVGCGSGILSIALAKLGCKVDACDTDEQATQSSISNAELNEVKFNKIWTGSIANLEQKYDIVVANIIADVIFMLSNDLKKSLKKGGYLVLSGILNKYEDRIKDTFKDLELIEIKQSNDWSSFVYKEIDE from the coding sequence ATGAAAGATAAATTCTACGAATTAAGCATAAAAACATCAAATTTTTATGATGAAATTTTAGAGCTAGTTTTCTCTTTTGGAGTTACCTGTGTTGAAGAGCTAGATCACGAGATCATCATCAGGGAAGAGTATGATCTAAAAGATATAGCTTGGGGTATTGAAGAGTATGCAAAAGGGCTCTCTAGTGTTCGTAAAATTTCAAATGATTTAAAAATTTCTCTTAATTTAAAAGAAAATAAAGACTGGCTAGGTGAATATAAAAAGGCAGTTAAGCCTATTTTGGTTGATAAAATTTATGTTAGACCTAGCTGGGAAGAGCCACTTAATGGCGTAACAAATATCATAATCGACCCAGCTCTAGCCTTTGGCTCAGGGCACCATGAAAGCACAAATTCTTGCTTGCAGCTTTTACAAAAATATGCAAAAAGTGGCAATACTACTTTAGACGTGGGCTGCGGAAGTGGAATTTTAAGTATTGCCCTGGCAAAGCTTGGCTGTAAGGTCGATGCTTGTGATACAGACGAGCAAGCCACGCAAAGCTCAATTAGCAACGCCGAGTTAAATGAGGTTAAATTTAATAAAATTTGGACAGGCTCTATCGCGAATTTAGAGCAAAAATATGACATTGTCGTAGCAAATATCATTGCTGATGTCATTTTTATGCTCTCAAATGACTTAAAAAAATCGCTTAAAAAAGGCGGCTACTTGGTATTGTCAGGAATTTTAAACAAATACGAAGATAGGATTAAAGATACGTTTAAGGATTTGGAGCTAATTGAGATAAAACAAAGTAACGATTGGAGCAGCTTTGTTTATAAGGAAATAGATGAATAA
- a CDS encoding chemotaxis response regulator CheY translates to MKILVVDDSSTMRRIIKNTLQRLGHQEILEAEHGLEAWNILTQNEGIEVLITDWNMPEMNGLELVKKVRAEQKYVDMPIIMVTTEGGKAEVITALKAGVNNYIVKPFTPQVLKEKLEDVLG, encoded by the coding sequence GTGAAGATTTTGGTTGTAGATGACAGTTCAACAATGAGAAGAATCATAAAAAATACTTTGCAAAGGTTAGGACATCAAGAAATTCTTGAGGCTGAGCACGGTCTTGAGGCCTGGAATATCTTAACTCAAAACGAAGGTATCGAAGTTCTTATCACTGACTGGAATATGCCTGAGATGAATGGTCTTGAGCTTGTTAAAAAGGTAAGAGCAGAGCAAAAGTATGTTGATATGCCTATCATAATGGTAACAACAGAGGGCGGAAAAGCCGAAGTTATAACAGCTTTAAAAGCAGGTGTTAATAACTACATCGTTAAACCTTTTACGCCACAAGTTTTAAAAGAGAAGCTTGAAGACGTTCTTGGTTAA
- the hisA gene encoding 1-(5-phosphoribosyl)-5-[(5-phosphoribosylamino)methylideneamino]imidazole-4-carboxamide isomerase: MEIFPAIDLKEGQAVRLSKGLMQSAKIYSNEPSELAKKFEDYGAKWLHVVDLDGAFAGETINFKTIEKITKATNLSVQVGGGIRDEERIKRYLDLGVSRVILGSVALRDPEFTAKMAGIYRVVVGIDAKDGYVAVQGWGEVSNIKAVDLAKKFADVGVEAVICTDINKDGMLGGVNVEFSLQIARNSKLETIASGGVSDINDILMLKATNEISGVIVGKAYYEGLLDLKEAFKLLRYR, from the coding sequence ATGGAAATTTTTCCAGCTATTGATTTAAAAGAGGGACAAGCAGTTAGACTTAGCAAAGGTCTTATGCAAAGTGCAAAAATTTATAGCAACGAGCCAAGTGAACTTGCTAAGAAATTTGAAGATTATGGCGCAAAATGGCTTCATGTGGTTGATTTAGACGGTGCATTTGCTGGAGAGACGATAAATTTTAAAACAATTGAAAAAATTACAAAGGCTACAAATTTAAGCGTCCAAGTGGGTGGCGGCATAAGAGATGAAGAGCGAATAAAGCGCTATTTGGACCTTGGAGTTAGCAGGGTGATCCTTGGCTCAGTTGCCCTTCGTGATCCAGAATTTACAGCAAAAATGGCTGGAATTTACAGAGTCGTAGTTGGCATAGATGCCAAAGATGGCTATGTGGCAGTGCAAGGCTGGGGCGAGGTTTCAAACATAAAAGCAGTCGATCTTGCGAAAAAATTTGCAGATGTGGGTGTAGAAGCTGTGATTTGCACCGATATTAACAAAGATGGAATGCTTGGCGGAGTCAATGTTGAGTTTAGCTTGCAAATAGCTAGAAATAGCAAGCTTGAGACAATAGCAAGTGGTGGCGTGAGTGATATAAATGATATTTTGATGCTAAAAGCTACAAATGAGATTAGTGGCGTAATAGTTGGGAAAGCCTACTATGAAGGGTTGCTTGACCTAAAAGAGGCCTTTAAACTACTTAGATATCGTTAA
- the pglF gene encoding UDP-N-acetylglucosamine 4,6-dehydratase (configuration-retaining) produces MFHATKLKRLVFFLLGDVFIFIFSIYAAYLLRFNADIPDIYVQGLFVTAGFLIVFKLFFMWMFKIYKVPWRFFGLNEARKIFLAHVCSAVLFTIIFFIIQDFLNPYPRSVIFIDLLISCLLVGLLRISKRMVLDFSNKPHKGEPCIVIGATSKALHVLRGLKQGYLDYYAVGVVDGRSDLVGTYCDGFLVQDKKDIPSLIKDYDAKTAIIALALDQDELQALVDELTGYGIRDMKLFSLIENEPIKDISIEDLLARKPKDLNPEAISNFLKDKRVLVTGAGGSIGSEICKQCLKYGVSELIMVEHSEFNLYKIGEDTKDKRTISKLINITNLKDFEEVFADFKPEIVIHAAAYKHVPLCELNPRSAVENNILGTKNAVDLSKKYGVKKFVMISSDKAVRPTNIMGTTKRVCELYALNSNEAGVCEIVCVRFGNVLGSSGSVIPKFKAQIAANKPLSVTHPEITRYFMLTSEACQLVLQAASIAEGGELFVLDMGEPIKIVDLAKKMLLLSNKEHLGIEFVGLRPGEKLYEELLINKDDVQTKYESIFVTHSQPYDLTLLNSQINGLLQLEDDEVAPALKVIVPEFNHALNLKG; encoded by the coding sequence ATGTTTCATGCAACAAAGTTAAAAAGGCTCGTATTTTTTCTTCTTGGCGATGTTTTTATATTTATTTTTTCGATATATGCGGCTTATCTTTTAAGATTTAACGCCGACATCCCAGATATCTACGTGCAAGGGCTTTTTGTAACGGCTGGATTTTTGATCGTATTTAAGCTATTTTTTATGTGGATGTTTAAAATTTACAAGGTGCCGTGGAGGTTTTTTGGATTAAATGAAGCAAGAAAAATTTTTCTTGCCCACGTTTGCTCAGCGGTTTTATTTACGATCATTTTTTTTATCATTCAAGATTTTTTAAATCCATATCCAAGAAGCGTTATTTTCATTGATCTTCTTATTTCATGCTTACTTGTTGGGCTTTTAAGAATTTCAAAACGCATGGTGCTTGACTTTTCAAACAAACCTCACAAAGGTGAGCCTTGTATCGTTATAGGCGCAACGTCAAAAGCGCTTCACGTCTTACGTGGCTTAAAGCAGGGCTATCTTGACTACTACGCAGTTGGCGTGGTAGATGGCAGAAGTGATCTTGTTGGTACTTATTGTGATGGATTTTTAGTTCAAGATAAAAAAGATATACCAAGCCTTATAAAAGACTACGACGCAAAGACTGCTATCATCGCACTAGCACTTGATCAAGACGAGCTTCAAGCTTTAGTTGATGAGCTAACTGGATATGGCATAAGAGATATGAAGCTCTTTTCGCTTATCGAAAATGAGCCGATCAAAGATATCTCGATCGAAGATTTGCTCGCTAGAAAGCCAAAAGACCTTAATCCAGAAGCCATTTCAAATTTCTTAAAAGATAAAAGAGTGCTTGTTACTGGAGCTGGCGGTAGTATAGGAAGCGAAATTTGTAAGCAGTGCTTGAAATATGGTGTAAGTGAGCTTATAATGGTTGAGCACAGCGAGTTTAATCTTTATAAAATAGGCGAAGATACAAAAGATAAAAGAACTATTAGCAAGCTTATAAATATCACAAATTTAAAGGATTTTGAAGAGGTTTTTGCTGACTTTAAACCTGAGATCGTCATCCATGCCGCCGCATATAAGCACGTGCCACTTTGCGAGCTAAATCCTCGCTCGGCTGTCGAAAATAATATCCTTGGCACAAAAAATGCTGTCGATCTTTCAAAAAAATATGGCGTTAAAAAATTTGTTATGATCTCATCAGACAAGGCCGTACGCCCAACAAATATAATGGGAACAACTAAGCGTGTTTGTGAGCTTTATGCTTTAAATTCAAATGAAGCTGGCGTGTGTGAGATAGTTTGCGTGCGCTTTGGAAATGTCCTTGGTTCAAGTGGTTCTGTTATACCGAAATTTAAAGCACAGATCGCTGCAAATAAGCCACTAAGTGTTACTCACCCAGAGATTACAAGATATTTTATGCTCACATCTGAGGCGTGTCAGCTGGTACTTCAAGCTGCCTCTATTGCAGAAGGTGGCGAGCTTTTTGTGCTTGATATGGGCGAGCCAATCAAGATCGTTGATCTTGCTAAAAAGATGCTTCTGCTTTCAAACAAAGAGCATCTGGGTATCGAATTTGTAGGGCTTAGACCTGGCGAGAAGCTTTATGAGGAGCTGCTTATCAACAAAGATGACGTTCAAACTAAGTATGAATCGATCTTTGTGACGCACTCACAGCCATACGACCTAACTCTTTTAAATTCACAGATAAATGGGCTTTTGCAGCTTGAAGATGACGAGGTAGCACCTGCTCTTAAGGTGATCGTGCCTGAGTTTAATCATGCACTAAATCTAAAAGGCTAA
- the pglD gene encoding UDP-N-acetylbacillosamine N-acetyltransferase has protein sequence MVKTKKIYIYGASGHGLVVADIARDNGYDEIVFLDDASERKFSPELEKADIIIAIGENKTRQKVSQKVEAAGFEIVNLIHKSAVVSESAAIEKGVVVMPNAVINAKAHIKEGAIINSGAVIEHECVIGKFAHISPNSALAGNVSVGEFTHVGIGSNVIQGISIGKNCIIGAGSVVVRDIKDDTKAYGVPASERAKI, from the coding sequence ATGGTAAAAACTAAGAAAATTTACATCTACGGAGCAAGCGGTCACGGTCTTGTGGTCGCTGACATCGCTAGAGATAATGGCTATGATGAGATAGTTTTTTTAGATGATGCTAGCGAGCGTAAATTTAGCCCAGAGCTTGAAAAAGCTGACATCATAATAGCCATTGGCGAAAACAAAACTAGGCAAAAGGTCAGCCAAAAGGTAGAGGCTGCTGGCTTTGAGATAGTAAATTTGATCCATAAAAGTGCGGTTGTGAGCGAAAGTGCTGCGATAGAAAAAGGCGTAGTTGTCATGCCAAATGCCGTGATAAACGCAAAAGCTCACATAAAAGAGGGTGCTATCATAAATTCTGGCGCGGTGATAGAGCATGAGTGCGTGATAGGTAAATTTGCTCACATCAGCCCAAATTCAGCCCTTGCTGGAAACGTTAGCGTGGGCGAATTTACGCATGTTGGTATTGGCTCAAACGTCATTCAAGGCATAAGTATTGGCAAAAACTGCATCATCGGCGCTGGAAGCGTGGTCGTTAGAGATATAAAAGATGACACAAAGGCTTACGGCGTGCCAGCGAGCGAGCGCGCTAAGATATAA
- the pglC gene encoding undecaprenyl phosphate N,N'-diacetylbacillosamine 1-phosphate transferase — protein sequence MYRNFLKRVIDILGALFLLILTSPIIIATAIFIYFKVSRDVIFTQARPGLNEKIFKIYKFKTMSDERDANGELLPDEQRLGRFGKLIRSLSLDELPQLFNVLKGDMSFIGPRPLLVEYLPIYNETQKHRHDVRPGITGLAQVNGRNAISWEKKFEYDVYYAKNLSFMLDVKIALMTIEKVLKRSGVSKEGQATTEKFNGKN from the coding sequence ATGTATAGAAATTTTTTAAAGAGGGTGATTGATATTTTGGGGGCTTTGTTTTTACTCATTTTAACGTCGCCTATCATTATAGCAACGGCGATTTTTATCTATTTTAAGGTAAGTCGTGATGTCATTTTTACGCAGGCAAGACCAGGTCTTAATGAGAAAATTTTTAAAATTTATAAATTTAAGACGATGAGCGATGAGCGTGACGCAAATGGCGAGCTCTTGCCAGATGAGCAGCGTCTTGGTAGATTTGGCAAACTTATCCGCTCGCTTAGCCTTGATGAGTTGCCACAGCTCTTTAATGTGCTAAAAGGCGATATGAGCTTCATCGGACCAAGGCCGCTTTTAGTTGAGTATCTGCCCATCTATAACGAAACACAAAAGCACCGCCATGACGTACGTCCAGGTATCACAGGGCTAGCGCAGGTAAATGGCAGAAACGCCATAAGCTGGGAGAAAAAATTTGAGTACGACGTCTATTACGCTAAAAATTTAAGCTTTATGCTTGATGTAAAGATCGCTTTAATGACCATCGAAAAGGTACTAAAACGAAGTGGCGTCAGCAAAGAGGGGCAGGCGACGACGGAGAAATTTAATGGTAAAAACTAA
- the hisH gene encoding imidazole glycerol phosphate synthase subunit HisH, with amino-acid sequence MIAIIDYGAGNIKSVINAFDFLDKKCALVSKPENLKEYSHIVLPGVGAFGEAMTKLKNNGMDEAIKEAVKSGKAFIGICLGMQLLFERSFEFGEHEGLSLLPGEVVKFNEANFDKPLKIPHIGWNALEFKQNSPLNLGLKELEYLYFVHSYHVVCDDKFALAKTTYGYEFTSAVWHENIFGFQPHPEKSHEAGLKILENFARL; translated from the coding sequence ATGATAGCGATAATTGACTATGGAGCTGGAAACATCAAAAGCGTGATAAATGCTTTTGATTTTCTTGACAAAAAATGTGCCTTAGTAAGTAAGCCTGAAAATTTAAAGGAGTATTCGCACATTGTTTTGCCAGGCGTTGGAGCTTTTGGTGAGGCGATGACAAAGCTAAAAAATAACGGCATGGATGAAGCAATAAAAGAGGCTGTAAAAAGTGGCAAAGCTTTTATTGGCATTTGTCTTGGTATGCAGCTTTTATTTGAGCGAAGCTTCGAGTTTGGCGAGCATGAGGGACTCTCTCTTTTGCCTGGCGAGGTCGTAAAATTTAATGAAGCTAATTTCGATAAACCATTAAAGATACCTCACATTGGCTGGAACGCTTTGGAATTTAAGCAAAATAGCCCATTAAATTTAGGACTAAAAGAGCTTGAGTATTTATATTTTGTACATAGCTATCATGTGGTTTGTGATGATAAATTTGCACTGGCAAAGACGACTTATGGATATGAATTTACAAGTGCGGTTTGGCATGAAAATATATTTGGCTTTCAGCCTCATCCAGAAAAAAGTCATGAAGCTGGACTTAAAATTTTAGAGAATTTTGCGAGGTTATGA